One window of the Amia ocellicauda isolate fAmiCal2 chromosome 18, fAmiCal2.hap1, whole genome shotgun sequence genome contains the following:
- the LOC136714198 gene encoding trichohyalin isoform X2: MEQQEERAELEDIVLRLRADGLDPGATADERLRHLWRLFLRSEGSLVSVTQDLQTLRTQQATEMKEVENYVDHIRNLSEERESLTAEYERENEQLRLDMQQLRIHQEAQLKEVEEMLEQEGLGEITHSSPSEQIAYLLVERATLLEKLEAAERKLDTQSLTGSLREVHLQEELDQIRQTLEEELRQQRESMQRTKETMNKDLQSPGQSPWKKLFGVRKAAQSTRDDPSAHWDELSGERLERQRLERDLDEASRRLAMAHEEIRRLSDELDSARKTQGHRGLQSAVHPGFGDRDQCNPSQRLCPPEPQLERARQEVEEIDLLDLQKAKEHNERLDREILALRNRVRSLDSERKTLLEMVQNHNVQSNREVVINTEEPLSLAAHLAQGNGTQDPAVSPPQETTAGDATQRDQEHLEQIHKRCRQDSEDKACRLRELERRLRKLQQEHEELVERNEELESLLGEAQNQSKEDRDRYECEAEGLHRKVKRLESELTRRSQSTQEPPRTGGDQPHTPGSDPDVYLQQTQSSSQERVAVLEGRLMEETEWRQQLEVDLGAAQAALKKEKEELQRTLDELRRLRMEAQTLRAGLQEGNSVSVNLSHVQRERDILEQKVCELDRAKKRVDSDLEMQSASARRGQEDLRETRARLAELSAQTGALRAELGNLERERKALRGEVAEGRAQLATLQRQLNDSAQERLRLQEERQRLGLELQCVKEQLQSTRQEGQRLRQASQDPSPAASDRPKDECLSQLVSLKVEMGRLQTTLEEERLLAGQHQLALQAQISEAQSRTKSQDSLLQQKGEECRLLRQDVQRVQNLFTSAERELRYEREKNLDLKRHNALLDQEKVKAGVELKQAQTRLAQLEQSQAALAGELERAQDRARELELDLARSSQSRQAQHSLQEELSVERARLLSTDKKVLELQQQLKSAVHQLRLEETRAGETERLQRDSRDMSDTLAGLRAKLHEEQLHRKLLEQREEELQQQVRALREKEAALGRAGAELRHRLQQQDTRVGVLEVECSAARDELHGQKTNQRLSEQLLSSQQELERLQEELQQVLQQLDSQIRKYNEKQSQYKTKLRKAKQVFMKETTDRDCRIQKLENDLALATSLAEKEKCWIKQVTEENEKLLTEKRDLLKKLSEEEEIGQGSLRTASTIQHRVNFLEEENRQLQDRTLQLCSQVAALERALRNVQSVRSLEELKKIFPSESLLLNGSVLRSTSPSLGDTLGILDAIRRVKVGEHPEGIRSSFAVPPRSAPSEIGYLNVSSPAGPARPQDPDESLSLGSDEV; encoded by the exons ATGGAGCAACAAGAG GAGAGGGCCGAGCTCGAGGACATCGTGCTGCGGCTGAGGGCCGATGGACTGGACCCCGGGGCCACAGCGGATGAGCGTCTCCGTCACCTGTGGCGCCTGTTCCTGCGCAGCGAGGGCAGCCTGGTGTCCGTCACTCAGGACCTGCAGACCCTGCGCACACAGCAGGCCACCGAGATGAAGGAG GTGGAGAACTATGTAGACCACATCCGCAACCTCTCGGAGGAGCGGGAGTCCCTGACGGCCGAGTACGAGCGGGAGAACGAGCAGCTTCGCCTGGACATGCAGCAGCTCCGCATCCATCAAG AGGCCCAGCTCAAGGAGGTGGAGGAGATGCTGGAGCAGGAGGGCCTGGGTGAGATCACGCACAGCAGCCCCAGTGAGCAGATCGCCTACCTGCTGGTGGAGAGGGCCACCCTGTTGGAGAAGCTGGAGGCGGCCGAGAGGAAGCTGGACACGCAGAGCCTCACTGGCAGCCTGAGAGAGGTGCATCTGCAG GAGGAGCTGGACCAGATCCGCCAGACCCTGGAGGAGGAGCTCCGGCAGCAGAGGGAGTCCATGCAACGAACCAAAGAGACCATGAACAAG GATTTGCAGTCCCCAGGCCAGAGTCCCTGGAAGAAGCTCTTTGGAGTTCGCAaggcagcacagagcacacgcgATGATCCCTCC GCCCACTGGGACGAGCTGAGCGGGGAGCGTCTGGAGAGGCAGCGCCTGGAGCGGGACTTGGACGAGGCGTCTCGCAGGCTGGCCATGGCGCACGAGGAGATCCGCCGACTCAGCGATGAGCTGGACTCTGCCAGGAAGACGCAGGGCCACAGGG GTCTTCAAAGTGCAGTCCACCCTGGCTTTGGGGATAGAGACCAATGTAATCCGAGCCAACGTCTTTGTCCCCCAGAACCACAGCTGGAGAGAGCACGCCAGGAGGTGGAGGAGATTG atcTCTTGGACCTCCAGAAAGCCAAAGAACACAACGAGCGGCTGGACAGAGAAATACTGGCCCTGAGGAACCGAGTGCGCTCCCTGGACTCTGAGAGGAAAACATTGCTGGAAATG gtgcaGAACCACAACGTCCAGTCGAACAGGGAAGTGGTTATAAACACAGAAGAGCCCCTGTCTCTAGCGGCGCATCTGGCCCAG GGTAACGGCACACAGGACCCCGCCGTCTCCCCTCCGCAGGAGACCACAGCAGGAGATGCCACCCAGAGAGACCAGGAACACCTGGAGCAGATTCACAAAAG ATGCCGCCAGGATTCAGAGGACAAGGCCTGCCGCCTGCGGGAGCTGGAGCGGCGCCTGCGGAAGCTGCAGCAAGAGCACGAGGAGCTGGTGGAGAGGAATGAGGAGCTGGAGTCGCTGCTGGGAGAGGCGCAGAACCAGAGCAAGGAGGACCGGGACCGCTACGAGTGCGAGGCCGAGGGCCTGCACAGAAAG GTGAAACGCTTGGAGTCCGAGCTGACCAGGCGGAGTCAGAGCACGCAGGAGCCCCCACGGACGGGTGGAGATCAGCCACACACCCCTGGATCTGATCCAGACGTCTATCTTCAGCAG ACGCAGAGCAGCAGCCAGGAAAGGGTGGCCGTGCTGGAGGGCCGTCTGATGGAGGAGACGGAGTGGCGGCAGCAGCTGGAGGTGGATCTCGGTGCCGCACAGGCAGCCctgaagaaggagaaggag GAGCTGCAGAGGACCCTGGATGAGCTGAGGAGGTTACGGATGGAGGCTCAGACGCTGAGAGCCGGCCTGCAGGAAGGCAATTCTGTGAGTGTGAACCTCTCACATgtccagagagagagggacatttTGGAACAAAAG GTGTGTGAGCTGGATCGTGCCAAGAAACGGGTCGACAGTGACCTGGAGATGCAGAGCGCCTCTGCCCGAAGAGGCCAGGAGGACCTGAGGGAGACCAGGGCCCGCCTGGCAGAGCTCAGTGCACAAACTGGGGCGCTGAGGGCTGAGCTCGGCAACCTGGAGCGCGAGCGCAAAGCACTGCG gGGGGAGGTGGCGGAGGGCCGGGCCCAGCTGGCCACCCTGCAGAGGCAGCTGAACGACAGCGCCCAGGAGAGGCTGCGGCTTCAGGAGGAGAGGCAACGCCTGGGCCTGGAGCTACAGTGTGTGAAGGAGCAGCTGCAGAGCACCAGGCAGGAGGGCCAGAGACtgaggcaggccagccaggaccCCAGCCCGGCCGCATCCGACAGGCCCAAGGATGAGTGCCTCAGCCAG CTGGTGTCTCTTAAAGTGGAGATGGGCCGGCTCCAGACCACCCTGGAGGAAGAGCGCTTACTGGCCGGTCAGCACCAGCTGGCACTGCAGGCCCAGATCAGTGAGGCTCAGAGCCGGACCAAG TCCCAGGATTCCCTGCTCCAGCAGAAGGGCGAGGAGTGCCGGCTGCTGCGTCAGGACGTGCAGCGGGTCCAGAACCTGTTCACCTCGGCCGAGAGGGAGCTGCGCTACGAGAGAGAGAAGAACCTGGACCTGAAGAGACACAATGCCCtgctggaccaggagaaagtcAAG GCTGGCGTGGAGCTGAAGCAGGCCCAGACCAGGCTGGCACAACTGGAGCAGAGCCAGGCGGCGCTGGCGGGTGAGCTGGAGCGAGCACAGGATAGGGCCCGCGAGCTGGAGCTGGACCTGGCCCGCAGCAGCCAGAGCAGGCAGGCCCAGCACagcctgcaggaggagctgagCGTCGAGAGAGCCCGGCTCCTCAGCACCGACAAGAAG GTGCTGGAGTTGCAGCAGCAGTTGAAGAGCGCAGTGCACCAGTTGCGCCTGGAAGAGACGCGGGCCGGGGAGACGGAGCGCCTGCAGAGGGACAGCAGGGACATGTCGGACACGCTGGCGGGGCTCAGGGCCAAGCTGCATGAGGAGCAGCTCCACAG GAAGCTGCTGGAACAGAGGGAGGAGGAGCTGCAGCAGCAGGTCCGGGCCCTGCGGGAGAAGGAGGCTGCTCTGGGCCGGGCCGGTGCCGAGCTGAGGCACCGGCTGCAGCAGCAGGACACGCGTGTGGGCGTGCTGGAGGTGGAGTGCAGCGCGGCCAGAGACGAG CTTCACGGCCAGAAGACCAACCAGAGGCTCTCGGAGCAGCTGCTGTCGAGCCAACAGGAGTTGGAGAGACTGCAGGAAGAGCTTCAGCAGGTGCTGCAGCAGCTCGATTCGCAAATCCG GAAGTACAACGAGAAGCAGTCGCAGTACAAGACCAAGTTACGGAAAGCCAAACAGGTTTTTATGAAGGAGACCACGGACAGAGACTGCCGGATTCAAAAGCTGGAGAACGACCTCGCTCTGGCCACGAGCCTGGCTGAGAAG GAGAAGTGCTGGATCAAGCAGGTCACTGAGGAAAACGAGAAGCTGCTCACAGAGAAACGCGATCTGTTGAAGAAGctgagtgaggaggaggagatcgGCCAAGGCAGCCTGCGGACTGCCTCCACCATCCAGCACAG GGTCAACTTCTTAGAGGAGGAGAACAGGCAGCTGCAGGACAGGACCTTGCAGCTGTGCAGCCAGGTGGCTGCTCTGGAGCGCGCGCTGAGGAACGTGCAGTCGGTGCGCAGCCTGGAG gaactaaaaaaaatatttccttcTGAAAGCCTTCTCCTGAATGGCAGTGTTCTTCGGTCTACAAGCCCAAG TCTTGGAGACACACTCGGCATTCTGGACGCCATCCGGAGGGTCAAAGTGGGCGAACACCCCGAGGGCATCCGGTCCTCTTTCGCCGTGCCCCCCCGCTCGGCGCCTTCTGAGATCGGCTACCTGAATGTGAGTTCCCCAGCGGGCCCCGCCAGACCCCAGGACCCCGACGAGAGCCTGAGTCTGGGCAGCGATGAAGTGTGA
- the LOC136714198 gene encoding coiled-coil domain-containing protein 30 isoform X4, with product MEQQEERAELEDIVLRLRADGLDPGATADERLRHLWRLFLRSEGSLVSVTQDLQTLRTQQATEMKEVENYVDHIRNLSEERESLTAEYERENEQLRLDMQQLRIHQEAQLKEVEEMLEQEGLGEITHSSPSEQIAYLLVERATLLEKLEAAERKLDTQSLTGSLREVHLQEELDQIRQTLEEELRQQRESMQRTKETMNKDLQSPGQSPWKKLFGVRKAAQSTRDDPSAHWDELSGERLERQRLERDLDEASRRLAMAHEEIRRLSDELDSARKTQGHREPQLERARQEVEEIDLLDLQKAKEHNERLDREILALRNRVRSLDSERKTLLEMVQNHNVQSNREVVINTEEPLSLAAHLAQGNGTQDPAVSPPQETTAGDATQRDQEHLEQIHKRCRQDSEDKACRLRELERRLRKLQQEHEELVERNEELESLLGEAQNQSKEDRDRYECEAEGLHRKVKRLESELTRRSQSTQEPPRTGGDQPHTPGSDPDVYLQQTQSSSQERVAVLEGRLMEETEWRQQLEVDLGAAQAALKKEKEELQRTLDELRRLRMEAQTLRAGLQEGNSVSVNLSHVQRERDILEQKVCELDRAKKRVDSDLEMQSASARRGQEDLRETRARLAELSAQTGALRAELGNLERERKALRGEVAEGRAQLATLQRQLNDSAQERLRLQEERQRLGLELQCVKEQLQSTRQEGQRLRQASQDPSPAASDRPKDECLSQLVSLKVEMGRLQTTLEEERLLAGQHQLALQAQISEAQSRTKSQDSLLQQKGEECRLLRQDVQRVQNLFTSAERELRYEREKNLDLKRHNALLDQEKVKAGVELKQAQTRLAQLEQSQAALAGELERAQDRARELELDLARSSQSRQAQHSLQEELSVERARLLSTDKKVLELQQQLKSAVHQLRLEETRAGETERLQRDSRDMSDTLAGLRAKLHEEQLHRKLLEQREEELQQQVRALREKEAALGRAGAELRHRLQQQDTRVGVLEVECSAARDEQLHGQKTNQRLSEQLLSSQQELERLQEELQQVLQQLDSQIRKYNEKQSQYKTKLRKAKQVFMKETTDRDCRIQKLENDLALATSLAEKEKCWIKQVTEENEKLLTEKRDLLKKLSEEEEIGQGSLRTASTIQHRVNFLEEENRQLQDRTLQLCSQVAALERALRNVQSVRSLEELKKIFPSESLLLNGSVLRSTSPSLGDTLGILDAIRRVKVGEHPEGIRSSFAVPPRSAPSEIGYLNVSSPAGPARPQDPDESLSLGSDEV from the exons ATGGAGCAACAAGAG GAGAGGGCCGAGCTCGAGGACATCGTGCTGCGGCTGAGGGCCGATGGACTGGACCCCGGGGCCACAGCGGATGAGCGTCTCCGTCACCTGTGGCGCCTGTTCCTGCGCAGCGAGGGCAGCCTGGTGTCCGTCACTCAGGACCTGCAGACCCTGCGCACACAGCAGGCCACCGAGATGAAGGAG GTGGAGAACTATGTAGACCACATCCGCAACCTCTCGGAGGAGCGGGAGTCCCTGACGGCCGAGTACGAGCGGGAGAACGAGCAGCTTCGCCTGGACATGCAGCAGCTCCGCATCCATCAAG AGGCCCAGCTCAAGGAGGTGGAGGAGATGCTGGAGCAGGAGGGCCTGGGTGAGATCACGCACAGCAGCCCCAGTGAGCAGATCGCCTACCTGCTGGTGGAGAGGGCCACCCTGTTGGAGAAGCTGGAGGCGGCCGAGAGGAAGCTGGACACGCAGAGCCTCACTGGCAGCCTGAGAGAGGTGCATCTGCAG GAGGAGCTGGACCAGATCCGCCAGACCCTGGAGGAGGAGCTCCGGCAGCAGAGGGAGTCCATGCAACGAACCAAAGAGACCATGAACAAG GATTTGCAGTCCCCAGGCCAGAGTCCCTGGAAGAAGCTCTTTGGAGTTCGCAaggcagcacagagcacacgcgATGATCCCTCC GCCCACTGGGACGAGCTGAGCGGGGAGCGTCTGGAGAGGCAGCGCCTGGAGCGGGACTTGGACGAGGCGTCTCGCAGGCTGGCCATGGCGCACGAGGAGATCCGCCGACTCAGCGATGAGCTGGACTCTGCCAGGAAGACGCAGGGCCACAGGG AACCACAGCTGGAGAGAGCACGCCAGGAGGTGGAGGAGATTG atcTCTTGGACCTCCAGAAAGCCAAAGAACACAACGAGCGGCTGGACAGAGAAATACTGGCCCTGAGGAACCGAGTGCGCTCCCTGGACTCTGAGAGGAAAACATTGCTGGAAATG gtgcaGAACCACAACGTCCAGTCGAACAGGGAAGTGGTTATAAACACAGAAGAGCCCCTGTCTCTAGCGGCGCATCTGGCCCAG GGTAACGGCACACAGGACCCCGCCGTCTCCCCTCCGCAGGAGACCACAGCAGGAGATGCCACCCAGAGAGACCAGGAACACCTGGAGCAGATTCACAAAAG ATGCCGCCAGGATTCAGAGGACAAGGCCTGCCGCCTGCGGGAGCTGGAGCGGCGCCTGCGGAAGCTGCAGCAAGAGCACGAGGAGCTGGTGGAGAGGAATGAGGAGCTGGAGTCGCTGCTGGGAGAGGCGCAGAACCAGAGCAAGGAGGACCGGGACCGCTACGAGTGCGAGGCCGAGGGCCTGCACAGAAAG GTGAAACGCTTGGAGTCCGAGCTGACCAGGCGGAGTCAGAGCACGCAGGAGCCCCCACGGACGGGTGGAGATCAGCCACACACCCCTGGATCTGATCCAGACGTCTATCTTCAGCAG ACGCAGAGCAGCAGCCAGGAAAGGGTGGCCGTGCTGGAGGGCCGTCTGATGGAGGAGACGGAGTGGCGGCAGCAGCTGGAGGTGGATCTCGGTGCCGCACAGGCAGCCctgaagaaggagaaggag GAGCTGCAGAGGACCCTGGATGAGCTGAGGAGGTTACGGATGGAGGCTCAGACGCTGAGAGCCGGCCTGCAGGAAGGCAATTCTGTGAGTGTGAACCTCTCACATgtccagagagagagggacatttTGGAACAAAAG GTGTGTGAGCTGGATCGTGCCAAGAAACGGGTCGACAGTGACCTGGAGATGCAGAGCGCCTCTGCCCGAAGAGGCCAGGAGGACCTGAGGGAGACCAGGGCCCGCCTGGCAGAGCTCAGTGCACAAACTGGGGCGCTGAGGGCTGAGCTCGGCAACCTGGAGCGCGAGCGCAAAGCACTGCG gGGGGAGGTGGCGGAGGGCCGGGCCCAGCTGGCCACCCTGCAGAGGCAGCTGAACGACAGCGCCCAGGAGAGGCTGCGGCTTCAGGAGGAGAGGCAACGCCTGGGCCTGGAGCTACAGTGTGTGAAGGAGCAGCTGCAGAGCACCAGGCAGGAGGGCCAGAGACtgaggcaggccagccaggaccCCAGCCCGGCCGCATCCGACAGGCCCAAGGATGAGTGCCTCAGCCAG CTGGTGTCTCTTAAAGTGGAGATGGGCCGGCTCCAGACCACCCTGGAGGAAGAGCGCTTACTGGCCGGTCAGCACCAGCTGGCACTGCAGGCCCAGATCAGTGAGGCTCAGAGCCGGACCAAG TCCCAGGATTCCCTGCTCCAGCAGAAGGGCGAGGAGTGCCGGCTGCTGCGTCAGGACGTGCAGCGGGTCCAGAACCTGTTCACCTCGGCCGAGAGGGAGCTGCGCTACGAGAGAGAGAAGAACCTGGACCTGAAGAGACACAATGCCCtgctggaccaggagaaagtcAAG GCTGGCGTGGAGCTGAAGCAGGCCCAGACCAGGCTGGCACAACTGGAGCAGAGCCAGGCGGCGCTGGCGGGTGAGCTGGAGCGAGCACAGGATAGGGCCCGCGAGCTGGAGCTGGACCTGGCCCGCAGCAGCCAGAGCAGGCAGGCCCAGCACagcctgcaggaggagctgagCGTCGAGAGAGCCCGGCTCCTCAGCACCGACAAGAAG GTGCTGGAGTTGCAGCAGCAGTTGAAGAGCGCAGTGCACCAGTTGCGCCTGGAAGAGACGCGGGCCGGGGAGACGGAGCGCCTGCAGAGGGACAGCAGGGACATGTCGGACACGCTGGCGGGGCTCAGGGCCAAGCTGCATGAGGAGCAGCTCCACAG GAAGCTGCTGGAACAGAGGGAGGAGGAGCTGCAGCAGCAGGTCCGGGCCCTGCGGGAGAAGGAGGCTGCTCTGGGCCGGGCCGGTGCCGAGCTGAGGCACCGGCTGCAGCAGCAGGACACGCGTGTGGGCGTGCTGGAGGTGGAGTGCAGCGCGGCCAGAGACGAG CAGCTTCACGGCCAGAAGACCAACCAGAGGCTCTCGGAGCAGCTGCTGTCGAGCCAACAGGAGTTGGAGAGACTGCAGGAAGAGCTTCAGCAGGTGCTGCAGCAGCTCGATTCGCAAATCCG GAAGTACAACGAGAAGCAGTCGCAGTACAAGACCAAGTTACGGAAAGCCAAACAGGTTTTTATGAAGGAGACCACGGACAGAGACTGCCGGATTCAAAAGCTGGAGAACGACCTCGCTCTGGCCACGAGCCTGGCTGAGAAG GAGAAGTGCTGGATCAAGCAGGTCACTGAGGAAAACGAGAAGCTGCTCACAGAGAAACGCGATCTGTTGAAGAAGctgagtgaggaggaggagatcgGCCAAGGCAGCCTGCGGACTGCCTCCACCATCCAGCACAG GGTCAACTTCTTAGAGGAGGAGAACAGGCAGCTGCAGGACAGGACCTTGCAGCTGTGCAGCCAGGTGGCTGCTCTGGAGCGCGCGCTGAGGAACGTGCAGTCGGTGCGCAGCCTGGAG gaactaaaaaaaatatttccttcTGAAAGCCTTCTCCTGAATGGCAGTGTTCTTCGGTCTACAAGCCCAAG TCTTGGAGACACACTCGGCATTCTGGACGCCATCCGGAGGGTCAAAGTGGGCGAACACCCCGAGGGCATCCGGTCCTCTTTCGCCGTGCCCCCCCGCTCGGCGCCTTCTGAGATCGGCTACCTGAATGTGAGTTCCCCAGCGGGCCCCGCCAGACCCCAGGACCCCGACGAGAGCCTGAGTCTGGGCAGCGATGAAGTGTGA